One window of the Cryptomeria japonica chromosome 7, Sugi_1.0, whole genome shotgun sequence genome contains the following:
- the LOC131062314 gene encoding uncharacterized protein LOC131062314 isoform X1: protein MGTMTCNRIKRDGAGGKRGCRAIGKACHPSSLVVQSSRLYCVVWKREVEQPRENGGIPLETFGEEDEREVAARDNCRRIRNGEELKQLPWQTGMRNVGAWTGTKTMLKNFFKEMWSHGISVVAGYSPNGFVLKALGTFEQMRVVGVKPDSTTFAIVLPACAKIKAFE from the coding sequence ATGGGCACGATGACCTGCAATCGCATTAAAAGGGATGGTGCGGGAGGAAAGAGGGGCTGCCGTGCCATTGGGAAGGCATGCCATCCCTCTTCCTTGGTTGTTCAATCTTCACGCTTGTATTGCGTTGTGTGGAAAAGAGAGGTAGAACAACCTAGAGAGAATGGAGGAATTCCATTAGAGACGTTTGGGGAAGAAGATGAGAGGGAAGTAGCAGCCAGGGATAATTGCCGGAGAATTAGAAACGGCGAGGAGTTGAAGCAACTGCCCTGGCAGACAGGTATGCGAAATGTGGGAGCATGGACAGGCACAAAAACAATGTTgaaaaatttcttcaaagaaaTGTGGTCCCATGGGATTTCAGTGGTTGCAGGGTATTCTCCAAACGGATTCGTTTTAAAGGCTTTAGGAACTTTCGAGCAAATGCGAGTGGTAGGTGTAAAGCCAGATTCTACAACCTTTGCAATTGttctccctgcctgtgccaaaataaAAGCTTTCGAATAG
- the LOC131062314 gene encoding uncharacterized protein LOC131062314 isoform X2 produces the protein MGTMTCNRIKRDGAGGKRGCRAIGKACHPSSLVVQSSRLYCVVWKREVEQPRENGGIPLETFGEEDEREVAARDNCRRIRNGEELKQLPWQTGYSPNGFVLKALGTFEQMRVVGVKPDSTTFAIVLPACAKIKAFE, from the exons ATGGGCACGATGACCTGCAATCGCATTAAAAGGGATGGTGCGGGAGGAAAGAGGGGCTGCCGTGCCATTGGGAAGGCATGCCATCCCTCTTCCTTGGTTGTTCAATCTTCACGCTTGTATTGCGTTGTGTGGAAAAGAGAGGTAGAACAACCTAGAGAGAATGGAGGAATTCCATTAGAGACGTTTGGGGAAGAAGATGAGAGGGAAGTAGCAGCCAGGGATAATTGCCGGAGAATTAGAAACGGCGAGGAGTTGAAGCAACTGCCCTGGCAGACAG GGTATTCTCCAAACGGATTCGTTTTAAAGGCTTTAGGAACTTTCGAGCAAATGCGAGTGGTAGGTGTAAAGCCAGATTCTACAACCTTTGCAATTGttctccctgcctgtgccaaaataaAAGCTTTCGAATAG